The Anopheles merus strain MAF chromosome 2L, AmerM5.1, whole genome shotgun sequence genome has a segment encoding these proteins:
- the LOC121593562 gene encoding ubiquitin-conjugating enzyme E2 W isoform X1 has product MFNRLRMRKEKPSKSETISTTNTTVIQDAAKDNKKLILDNSRWERRLQKELMSLIKEPPPGVSVDEESVSQNLTQWIINIDGVEGTLYEGEHFQLLFKFNNKYPFDSPEVTFIGSNIPIHPHVYSNGHICLSILTDDWSPALSVQSVCLSISSMLSSCREKRRPPDNGIYVKTCNKNPKKTKWWYHDDSV; this is encoded by the exons ATGTTCAATCGACTACGAATGCGAAAGGAAAAGCCTTCGAAATCGGAGACAATCTCCACGACCAACACCACCGTCATACAGGATGCAGCGAAGGATAACAAGAAGTTAATCCTAGACAATAGCCGCTGGGAG AGACGCCTCCAGAAGGAACTGATGTCTTTAATAAAGGAACCCCCACCAGGAGTGTCAGTGGACGAAGAAAGCGTTAGTCAAAACCTTACTCA ATGGATAATAAACATTGATGGTGTGGAAGGAACACTGTACGAGGGTGAACACTTTCAGTTGTTATTCAAATTCAACAATAAGTATCCGTTCGATTCGCCGGAG gtTACGTTTATAGGCTCAAATATTCCTATCCATCCTCATGTCTACTCGAACGGACACATATGTCTGTCGATCCTAACGGATGATTG GTCACCAGCGTTGTCAGTACAATCAGTGTGTCTTAGTATATCGTCAATGTTGAGCAGCTGTCGAGAGAAGCGACGGCCACCGGACAACGGTATTTATGTGAAGACGTGTAACAAAAATCCGAAGAAAACCAAATGGTGGTACCATG ACGATTCCGTGTAG
- the LOC121593562 gene encoding ubiquitin-conjugating enzyme E2 W isoform X2 has translation MSKPDCSKKTAMSPSERRLQKELMSLIKEPPPGVSVDEESVSQNLTQWIINIDGVEGTLYEGEHFQLLFKFNNKYPFDSPEVTFIGSNIPIHPHVYSNGHICLSILTDDWSPALSVQSVCLSISSMLSSCREKRRPPDNGIYVKTCNKNPKKTKWWYHDDSV, from the exons ATGAGCAAACCCGACTGCTCCAAAAAGACGGCAATGAGTCCGTCCGAG AGACGCCTCCAGAAGGAACTGATGTCTTTAATAAAGGAACCCCCACCAGGAGTGTCAGTGGACGAAGAAAGCGTTAGTCAAAACCTTACTCA ATGGATAATAAACATTGATGGTGTGGAAGGAACACTGTACGAGGGTGAACACTTTCAGTTGTTATTCAAATTCAACAATAAGTATCCGTTCGATTCGCCGGAG gtTACGTTTATAGGCTCAAATATTCCTATCCATCCTCATGTCTACTCGAACGGACACATATGTCTGTCGATCCTAACGGATGATTG GTCACCAGCGTTGTCAGTACAATCAGTGTGTCTTAGTATATCGTCAATGTTGAGCAGCTGTCGAGAGAAGCGACGGCCACCGGACAACGGTATTTATGTGAAGACGTGTAACAAAAATCCGAAGAAAACCAAATGGTGGTACCATG ACGATTCCGTGTAG